A single region of the Pyricularia oryzae 70-15 chromosome 4, whole genome shotgun sequence genome encodes:
- a CDS encoding general alpha-glucoside permease — protein MPPSSAEPPAASAANAARHVSIDEPRRDGRKDPNQNEQSPLLSPQDDEVDSLMARRESAIEDDDDEIDPFETTKSVWYLILLTISIGGLQIAWSVELSNGSPYLLSLGLSKSLMALVWIAGPLSGTLVQPYVGMLSDNCRISWGKRKPFMLVGAAATITSLLFLAWTREIVSGILGLFGAPADSDGVKTTIIVVAVLWVYILDFAINTVQAAIRAFILDCAPSHQQEAANSMASRITGVGNIVGYVAGFVNLPKIAWWLGKTQFQDLCAIASIALGVTVIITCILIPERDPRLEGPPPRDQPGVLSFFTKIFTSIKRLPPVTKRVCQVQFCAWVGFFPMLFYTSAYIGEIYVQPFLRNNPNMTPKELDELYERATRVGTFALLIYSITSLSTNVFLPFFIQPTYDAAPVVSADAPGEGPSVLANAKNANGSSRSWLDRLVIPGFTLRRAWMFSHILFAFSMGCTVLVESVEAATVLIGLVGITWALTLWAPWSLISSEISRRDAVLRAQQRRRGLTLDQPYDEDETPSSETSSGQLEVERDEQVADQAGIILGIHNMAIAAPQIIATVGSSIIFKFFQKPRGTPGDRSISIVMALGGITVLGAAWLVHRIDDDVAVPADELSGIMEAGASDGILTGGPPRPSLSQRTSFSSTRPSFSRSRNQSTESLSRYSQERAALVRASSFGGAEY, from the exons ATGCCTCCGTCATCAGCAGAGCCCCcagccgcctccgccgcgAACGCCGCGCGCCATGTATCGATAGACGAGCCAAGGCGAGATGGGCGCAAGGACCCTAACCAGAACGAACAGTCGCCGCTGCTATCGCCTCAGGATGACGAGGTCGATTCCTTGATGGCACGCCGCGAGTCGGCtatcgaggacgacgacgacgagatcGACCCGTTCGAAACAACAAAGAGCGTATGGTATCTCATCCTACTGACAATTAGCATCGGTGGCTTGCAAATAGCCTGGTCCGTCGAGCTCTCCAATGGATCGCCGTATCTGCTCTCTCTCGGCCTGAGCAAGTCTCTAATGGCACTGGTCTGGATCGCTGGTCCGCTGTCCGGCACCCTGGTGCAACCATATGTGGGCATGCTCAGTGACAACTGTCGTATCAGCTGGGGCAAACGGAAGCCCTTTATGCTTGTTGGTGCCGCCGCTACCATTACCTCGCTCCTCTTCTTGGCTTGGACCAGGGAGATTGTCAGTGGTATTCTTGGTTTGTTTGGTGCCCCTGCAGATTCCGATGGGGTCAAGACAACCATAATCGTAGTTGCTGTTCTTTGGGTTTATATTCTGGATTTTGCCATCAACACAG TGCAAGCTGCAATTCGAGCATTTATATTGGATTGTGCTCCATCCCACCAGCAAG AGGCTGCCAATTCCATGGCGAGCAGGATCACGGGCGTTGGAAACATTGTGGGCTATGTTGCTGGTTTCGTGAACCTGCCAAAGATTGCTTGGTGGCTCGGAAAGACGCAGTTCCAGGATCTGTGTGCAATTGCCAGCATCGCCCTAGGAGTCACCGTCATTATCACCTGCATTCTCATACCAGAGCGTGATCCCAGACTCGAGGGCCCACCGCCAAGAGATCAGCCCGGCGTCTTGTCGTTCTTTACCAAGATCTTTACGTCGATAAAACGCCTGCCCCCAGTAACCAAACGGGTTTGCCAAGTGCAGTTCTGCGCCTGGGTTGGTTTCTTCCCCATGCTTTTCTACACATCGGCCTATATTGGTGAGATCTATGTACAGCCGTTCTTGCGCAACAATCCGAACATGACTCCCAAGGAGCTCGATGAGCTTTACGAGCGTGCCACTCGGGTGGGAACCTTTGCTCTGTTGATATACTCAATCACCAGCCTCAGCACAAACGTTTTCCTGCCTTTCTTTATTCAGCCCACATACGACGCAGCCCCAGTGGTATCGGCGGATGCGCCTGGTGAGGGGCCGTCGGTGCTCGCCAATGCCAAGAACGCTAACGGCAGCAGTCGGTCGTGGCTGGACCGCCTGGTCATTCCTGGATTTACGCTCCGTCGTGCCTGGATGTTCTCCCATATTCTATTCGCATTCAGCATGGGCTGTACTGTCCTTGTCGAATCAGTCGAGGCAGCTACGGTTCTCATTGGGCTGGTTGGTATTACGTGGGCCTTGACGCTGTGGGCTCCATGGTCTCTGATATCTT CGGAGATTTCGAGGCGTGATGCAGTCCTGCGAGCCCAACAGAGGCGGCGCGGACTTACCCTGGATCAGCCttacgacgaggacgaaacTCCTTCATCCGAAACCAGCTCGGGTCAGCTAGAAGTGGAAAGGGATGAGCAGGTGGCGGATCAGGCCGGCATCATTCTTGGCATACACAACATGGCCATCGCAGCACCGCAGATCATCGCGACGGTCGGCTCTAGCATCATCTTCAAGTTCTTCCAGAAACCGCGAGGCACTCCAGGAGATCGTAGTATCTCTATCGTCATGGCCCTTGGAGGTATCACGGTTCTGGGTGCTGCATGGCTTGTCCATCGCATCGATGATGATGTTGCCGTGCCAGCTGATGAGTTGTCTGGTATCATGGAAGCAGGCGCCAGTGATGGCATCCTAACCGGCGGACCGCCAAGGCCATCCCTCAGCCAGAGGACTTCTTTCTCATCGACGCGTCCGTCCTTCTCGCGCAGTCGAAATCAGAGTACGGAGTCGCTATCGCGATACAGCCAGGAGAGAGCGGCATTGGTTAGGGCCAGCAGTTTCGGCGGTGCTGAATACTAG
- a CDS encoding sodium/hydrogen exchanger 3: MTFDIAGNLLELTRRAAEEPEPGEDTSKKETYSSWALFILIVLLIAAFFASYFLSLKKVTAVHETVVSIFAGMAVGLALRVFAVDGLQDLVSFDYQIFFNLLLPPIILSSGYELHQANFFRHIGTILTFAFAGTFLSAVVIGVILWLYTRVPLEGLTMNWIDAISVGATLSATDPVTIIAIFNSYKVDPKLYTIIFGEAILNDAVAIVIFESAQKSARGLTKGSAAGISTFFWGFWIFLRDFFGSLFIGALLGILTALMLKYTYLRRFPKLESCLIVLIAYATYYFSQAIHMSGIVSLLFCGITLKHYAYFNMSRRTQLTTKYMFQVLAQLSENFIFIYLGVSLFTDKDLQFQPLLIIVTVMAVCAARWVAVFPLSWAINWFHKYRAERRGIKNVPEELPYKYQGMLFWAGLRGAVGVALAALLTAKDHRAFKATVLVVVVLTVIIFGGTTVNVLEILEIRTGVTDEIDSDDEFDIEAVGGYYKRSGNGIGYSPAGRNGVVPLDTRPGRRRDSNGAVGGRDASGWSSGHRSPLSAARPGSLVRTGSTREEAERLDLLGNPGGSTDSDDFGSDIDTSDLPPPAPRRRSSPMPPTGDEEAAGLPAGGSRTRSNTETGGLSATAAIRQLFSTEDPTALFRQLDEDYIKPKLLLDGGAGRGNGGGAGGSS, encoded by the exons ATGACTTTCGATATCGCCGGCAACCTCCTGGAGCTCACCA GGCGCGCTGCCGAGGAACCCGAACCTGGAG AGGATACATCTAAAAAGGAAACATACTCATCATGGGCGCTTTTCATCCTCATCGTGCTGCTGATCGCTGCGTTCTTTGCGAGCTACTTTCTCTCGCTGAAGAAGGTGACAGCAGTACATGAAACTGTCGTCTCCATATTTGCCG GAATGGCAGTTGGCCTTGCCCTGCGAGTGTTTGCCGTCGATGGACTCCAGGACCTCGTCAGCTTCGATTACCAAATCTTCTTCAACCTCCTCCTTCCACCCATCATCCTCTCGTCCGGCTACGAGTTACATCAGGCCAACTTCTTCCGGCACATCGGAACAATTCTCACGTTCGCATTTGCTGGCACGTTCCTGTCTGCAGTAGTCATCGGTGTTATACTATGGCTTTACACTCGCGTACCCCTCGAGGGGCTCACCATGAACTGGATCGATGCCATATCTGTTGGCGCAACTTTGTCAGCTACCGATCCTGTCACCATCATAGCCATCTTCAACTCGTACAAGGTGGACCCGAAGCTGTATACCATCATCTTTGGAGAGGCCATCCTCAATGACGCTGTGGCCATTGTCATCTTCGAGTCGGCGCAAAAGTCCGCCAGGGGCTTGACCAAAGGCAGCGCTGCTGGCATCTCTACCTTCTTCTGGGGTTTCTGGATTTTCTTGAGGGACTTCTTCGGCAGCTTGTTCATCGGGGCGCTTCTTGGCATCCTCACCGCGCTCATGCTCAAGTACACGTACCTCAGGAGGTTTCCCAAGCTGGAGAGCTGCTTGATTGTGCTTATTGCTTACGCCACGTACTACTTTTCCCAGGCCATACACATGTCTGGAATTGTGTCACTGTTGTTCTGCGGAATCACACTCAAACACTATGCATACTTCAACATGTCGCGAAGAACTCAGCTTACGACCAAGTACATGTTCCAGGTCCTCGCACAACTGTCTGAGAACTTTATCTTTATTTACCTGGGTGTTTCCCTCTTTACGGACAAGGATCTCCAGTTCCAGCCCCTCCTCATCATTGTCACTGTCATGGCGGTGTGCGCAGCTCGCTGGGTTGCCGTATTCCCACTCTCGTGGGCCATCAACTGGTTCCACAAGTACCGGGCAGAAAGACGTGGCATCAAGAACGTGCCCGAGGAGCTGCCGTACAAGTACCAAGGCATGCTGTTCTGGGCAGGGTTGCGTGGAGCGGTCGGTGTTGCCCTGGCCGCGTTGTTGACGGCCAAGGACCACCGTGCATTCAAGGCGACCGTTCTGGTTGTGGTGGTGCTCACTGTCATCATATTTGGTGGCACTACGGTCAACGTGCTTGAAATCCTCGAGATCCGCACGGGAGTGACGGATGAGATCGATTCTGACGATGAATTCGACATCGAGGCAGTTGGGGGCTACTACAAGCGATCGGGTAACGGAATAGGTTATAGCCCGGCCGGGCGCAATGGTGTTGTGCCCCTGGACACACGTCCAGGTCGGAGACGTGACAGTAATGGCGCCGTCGGTGGAAGAGACGCGAGCGGCTGGAGCTCAGGACATAGATCTCCCTTGAGTGCGGCAAGGCCTGGCAGTCTCGTCCGTACAGGGTCAACACGCGAAGAAGCGGAAAGACTGGACCTCCTTGGCAACCCGGGCGGCTCGACAGACTCGGATGACTTTGGGAGCGACATTGACACGTCGGACCTGCCGCCACCAGCCCCTAGGAGACGATCCAGCCCAATGCCGCCTACGGGCGACGAAGAGGCAGCTGGTTTGCCAGCGGGGGGGAGCAGGACAAGGTCGAACACAGAGACGGGTGGCTTGTCGGCCACGGCCGCGATCCGCCAGCTGTTCAGCACCGAGGACCCAACAGCCCTGTTCAGGCAGCTGGACGAGGACTACATCAAACCGAAGCTACTGCTCGATGGCGGTGCCGGCCGTGGGAACGGTGGTGGCGCTGGCGGATCGAGTTAG
- a CDS encoding transporter particle subunit bet5 → MVSDSSQNCGCKLHKKQPIYNTSDYISECIYTKQWLPPPPSAPDTGKPGRDSRKDDAKLIFGTVFSLRNMVRKLGGDDDAFIAYRTAQYKLHFYETPTNLRFVLLTDTASMSMRNVLHQIYINLWVEYVVKNPLAPVEHKGGEGVKNELFELGLDQFIRGLM, encoded by the exons ATGGTCAGCGACAGCTCCCAAAACTGCGGGTGCAAGCTTCACAAAAAACAACCCATTTACAACACCTCTGATTACATTT CCGAATGCATCTACACCAAGCAATGGCTTCCCCCACCGCCGAGTGCGCCGGACACGGGCAAGCCTGGGCGCGACAGCCGCAAGGACGACGCCAAGCTCATCTTTGGAACcgtcttctcgctgcgcaaCATGGTGCGTAAGCTCGGCGGGGACGACGACGCCTTCATCGCGTACCGGACCGCCCAATACAAGCTGCACTTTTACGAGACGCCGACGAACCTGCGCTTTGTGCTGCTCACCGACACGGCCAGCATGAGCATGCGGAACGTGCTGCACCAGATTTATATCAACCTCTGGGTCGAATATG TTGTCAAAAATCCCCTGGCGCCGGTCGAGCACAAGGGTGGAGAGGGTGTCAAGAATGAGCTTTTTGAGCTAGGGCTGGATCAGTTCATCAGAGGGTTGATGTGA